A portion of the Pseudorasbora parva isolate DD20220531a chromosome 1, ASM2467924v1, whole genome shotgun sequence genome contains these proteins:
- the LOC137083279 gene encoding uncharacterized protein encodes MSARLRVILQEEIRKLSLPSGIPQTVEELKHIVQETFAIEQDFNLQFQDQDFDGQFFTLLGTDEIKDKHTIKVVLAEPVITLTFQDSSNVQENIDSICTEFLEDVVSCSTASSNATILSFPGSTSSLRSVPWPAQFEIPTFSLDTELFLQAANEAYRKDGTLLCNPAVKSNILDKLAESIFVHTAYPSMAQREQVAEALVTKHPCLRDPVSSNGLYSWHNSLKYKLGNYRAKVKHLGLPELNVNCLKRNSAADKTESKNLKKAKKSEVNYLPPHPQGETDASLEKERVELLYEYKKRDNNRVINEKMAKTFSLRRKDVIQKPPVIDLNARWPALFEFSQIEEEFRRITLKPLQSTFLGKLDQYTPKLLSLYRRKGGAVGKKLDETLDILNEDNSIESRRETVIRGLILYLSEKTEELIKDYPVCAVDGAATIEEDLTSFVLKIFVVSKDKDGGLEKKAGIAIEGAEVLFGIPNVAHACIYLMGLIYAIELSYPKQLKYTFEVFQKIFLELEDVNKKMSSKVHDLMVCLLA; translated from the exons ATGTCTGCCAGACTCCGAGTCATACTGCAAGAAGAAATACGCAAGCTTTCCTTGCCCTCAGGAATACCTCAGACTGTAGAGGAATTGAAGCATATTGTACAAGAGACGTTTGCAATTGAACAAGATTTTAATCTGCAGTTCCAGGACCAAGATTTTGATGGTCAATTCTTTACTTTACTTGGAACTGACGAAATAAAGGACAAACACACCATCAAGGTGGTTCTTGCTGAACCAGTGATCACATTAACATTTCAGGATTCTTCAAATGTCCAGGAGAACATTGATAGCATTTGCACTGAGTTTTTGGAAGATGTTGTTTCCTGCTCCACTGCATCCAGCaatgccacaattctgtcttttCCAGGAAGCACCTCCTCCCTTCGTTCGGTGCCTTGGCCAGCTCAGTTTGAGATACCTACCTTCTCCCTGGACACTGAGCTCTTTCTACAAGCAGCAAATGAAGCTTACAGAAAGGATGGAACCTTACTTTGCAATCCTGCAGTAAAATCCAACATTCTGGACAAACTAGCAGAGAGTATTTTTGTCCACACCGCCTATCCTTCAATGGCACAAAGGGAGCAGGTTGCTGAGGCCCTGGTTACGAAACACCCATGTTTGAGGGACCCAGTATCCTCCAATGGTTTATATAGTTGGCACAACAGTCTGAAGTACAAACTTGGAAATTACAGAGCAAAGGTGAAACACCTTGGATTACCAGAGCTAAATGTAAACTGTCTCAAGAGAAATTCTGctgcagataaaactgaatCAAAAAACTTGAAAAAAGCGAAGAAATCTGAGGTAAACTACCTACCGCCTCATCCTCAAGGTGAAACTGATGCATCCCTTGAAAAGGAGAGAGTGGAGCTTCTCTATGAGTACAAGAAGAGAGACAACAACAGAGTCATTAATGAGAAGATGGCAAAAACCTTCTCACTGCGTCGTAAGGATGTGATCCAGAAACCTCCTGTGATTGACTTAAATGCTCGATGGCCTGCCCTGTTTGAGTTTTCCCAG ATCGAGGAGGAATTCCGGAGGATCACACTGAAGCCACTACAGTCCACATTCCTAGGGAAGTTGGACCAATACACACCTAAATTGTTGAGCCTGTACAGGAGGAAGGGGGGAGCTGTTGGGAAGAAACTCGATGAGACCCTTGACATCCTAAATGAG GACAACAGCATTGAATCCCGTAGAGAAACTGTGATCAGAGGCCTCATTCTCTACCTTAGTGAAAAGACCGAGGAGTTAATCAAGGACTACCCg GTTTGTGCTGTCGACGGTGCTGCAACCATCGAAGAGGACCTCACTTCATTTGTTCTCAAAATATTTGTGGTCAGCAAAGACAAGGATGGAGGTCTCGAGAAGAAGGCTGGAATAGCTATTGAGGGAGCAGAAGTCCTTTTTGGTATTCCCAATGTAGCACATGCATGCATCTACCTAATGGGACTTATCTATGCCATTGAACTAAGCTATCCAAAGCAACTGAAATACACCTTCGAGGTCTTTCAGAAAATATTCCTGGAGCTAGAGGACGTTAACAAAAAAATGTCCTCCAAAGTTCATGATCTCATGGTCTGCTTACTGGCCTAA